In Antechinus flavipes isolate AdamAnt ecotype Samford, QLD, Australia chromosome 3, AdamAnt_v2, whole genome shotgun sequence, a genomic segment contains:
- the LOC127557378 gene encoding probable E3 ubiquitin-protein ligase TRIML1 — protein MAAATAEMLQQLQSQITCSICWNYFCEPVSIGCGHSFCRACLPSSTATVFSCPECRQVSQVRDFPLINGSLVELTKLGKQLSSQLVQSAGGQRRCATHHQALEFFCEDEQMLLCQSCCQNPEHGAHRLSSVQEAASNCRKKIQHLHSCLQKYFKETKKLLVKEKRPVIDWQEMIRREYLEWDSFMWPEECHHLERMKQEKKNKKARLSQQRRSLQDLMLDLQEAECQPSLDLLRDVKQLLQRSESVLSQRAKALIPEVRVCPISGMIETLNQFRVDVRMEPTSASPCLIVAEDLKSVRAGQGWQLDSQSADDPDLPIVLAEKAYTSDRQYWEVDLTQLPQWTLGIHTSYLRIKNPGRVTKCVSIFFLRCVKKEDGYYLQSYPGSLNHKLNDPIPRIGVYLEYKTGTLAFYNVLQSSLIYQLPDISFIAPVTPMFSPGPPLPGTKPGAMTLCPVDSHLCACCYSSL, from the coding sequence ATGGCTGCTGCTACTGCAGAAATGTTGCAGCAATTGCAGAGCCAAATCACCTGTAGCATCTGTTGGAACTATTTCTGTGAGCCAGTCAGCATCGGGTGTGGGCACAGCTTTTGCCGAGCATGTCTCCCAAGCTCGACAGCTACAGTTTTCTCCTGCCCTGAATGCAGGCAAGTATCTCAGGTCAGGGACTTCCCATTAATTAATGGGAGCCTGGTAGAGCTGACTAAACTGGGCAAACAGCTCAGCTCCCAGCTGGTGCAGAGTGCTGGAGGACAGAGGCGCTGTGCCACTCACCACCAAGCCTTGGAGTTCTTCTGTGAAGACGAGCAGATGTTGCTCTGTCAGAGCTGTTGCCAAAATCCAGAGCACGGGGCTCACAGGCTCTCTTCTGTACAAGAAGCTGCATCCAATTGCAGGAAGAAGATCCAGCACCTTCATAGTTGCTTGCAGAAGTACTTTAAAGAAACTAAGAAACTTCTTGTTAAGGAAAAGAGACCTGTTATTGACTGGCAGGAGATGATCCGCAGAGAATACCTGGAATGGGATTCCTTCATGTGGCCCGAGGAATGTCATCATCTGGAAAGGATGAagcaagaaaagaagaacaagaaggccAGACTATCCCAGCAAAGGAGAAGCCTTCAGGACCTCATGCTGGATCTCCAGGAAGCAGAGTGCCAGCCCAGTCTGGATCTGCTGCGGGATGTCAAGCAGTTGCTGCAAAGGAGCGAGTCCGTGTTGTCCCAAAGGGCCAAGGCGCTCATCCCAGAGGTGAGAGTGTGTCCCATCTCTGGCATGATAGAGACGCTCAATCAATTCAGAGTGGACGTCAGGATGGAGCCCACATCAGCCAGTCCTTGCCTGATTGTGGCCGAGGATCTGAAGAGTGTAAGAGCTGGACAAGGCTGGCAGCTGGACAGCCAATCTGCTGATGACCCCGATCTTCCCATTGTCCTTGCTGAGAAGGCCTACACCTCAGACAGACAGTACTGGGAGGTGGATTTGACCCAGCTGCCTCAGTGGACACTGGGGATTCACACATCCTACTTAAGGATAAAAAATCCCGGGAGAGTAACTAAAtgtgtctctatctttttccTGAGATGTGTCAAGAAGGAAGATGGATATTACTTGCAATCTTATCCTGGATCATTGAACCACAAACTGAATGATCCTATTCCCAGGATTGGGGTATACCTGGAATATAAAACTGGCACCCTTGCCTTTTACAATGTTCTCCAGAGTTCTCTTATTTATCAGTTACCTGATATTTCCTTCATAGCACCTGTTACACCCATGTTTTCTCCTGGCCCCCCCCTTCCAGGAACAAAGCCTGGTGCCATGACTCTCTGTCCAGTGGATTCTCATCTTTGTGCTTGCTGCTATTCATCTCTCTGA